TGAGAAAGGAAAAAACAGAAGTTGGCTTTCTCGTGTGGACAGCCACCAGACCAAACACAACCGAAATTTACCTCATCACGCAAAAAAATTACCTAACTCTATTCTCCCTCACCTCTCGCACGGAAAGGAAAAAGCAGCGGCGGCGTCTGCGATTCCCGATCGGATCGGAGCGGTTGAACAAAGGCGGCGGCGCTCGCAGCTCGAGGTAGGTGCAtctcctcctctccccctctttcctccaCTCTGCTTCCCGACGGCTGCTCTGGAcgtggccggcggcggcggggaacgGGGGCGCTGTGGCGGCGGCGTGCGGAGGCGCCGGCGGCTGTGCCCCCTCACCCTCCCCTCTTTCTCGTTTCTCAGCAACAAGCACGGTGAAGCTCGATCCGACATCTCTCTCTGCTCCGTGTTCTGGGTAACTGCTCCTGTTTATGCCAGATCTGACGCATCTCTCCTTTCCTCTGCTCCTAGCACGGAGGACTACGGAGCCGGCGAATAGAAGCAGCAAGGCTGTCTCTCTCTTCCGCACTCAAAAAATCGAAGGTACTGCCCTGCTGCGCATAGCAACCGATTTTCGCCTTGTTCTTCTATGGTTTCATAATTTCATTGGATGGACAGTGAGAATGTATCTGATGGTGCATAACAGAGCATGTATATTTGATTGTATAATGGACAGTGGACAGTGGGCATGCTTTTCATTGTGTATGGACAATGAGCATATATTTGAGTGTGCTATTCCAAGTTGTGTGTATTGTATGGACTTTGAGTATGGCAGAATACATACAGTCCGTATTTTTATTTGTGGCAGAATATAGAGTACCATATGCCCTGCAGAATATAGAGCCTTAGTTATTAGAACACAATTTAATATCTCTTTGTGTTGAAGTCATACTATTTCATAATGCTTTATTGAAAATACTATTTCATAATGTGTGGTTGACTAGCAAGGGGTTGAAGAGAGCAAAGATAACATCCCTACTTTTGCCTGCCGGGGCAAAGGAAGAATGGTGGTGGAATTTAGGACCACTTTCACTTTTCATATATAATGTTTTCAAAGATCTTACAAATTCTAGTTTTAATCATTTAGGTTATTCGATGTGCAACACCATTTAGGTTATTTGAGCTAAAAGCTTAATTTGTTGTTTCCTTTGAGCTATACGTTCCTTTCAGTCAGGAGCTTGTTTTATTTTCATTGAACATGTATCATATAGTTACTTTCTTTATTTTGTTGATGATGGAGCAGATTTCTTTGAATTACGTACTTCTGCAAACTGAATAATTGCTGGACGTTATTAGAACTTGGTTACCATGGATTTTCTTGAACCAATGATAGCCTTAGACGAGACGCATTATCAAGACGGTTACAAAGATGGTTATGATGATGGCATGGTATCTGGAAAGGAAGAAGGAAGGCAGGTCGGTTTAAAGTTGGGTTTCCAGGTAGGTGAAGAGCTAGGTTTCTATCAGGGCTGCTTGGATGTGTGGATGTCAATAATTCGCCTTGATCAAGGTGCATTCTCAGCTCGGGTCAGGAAATACATGGAGCAACTAGCTGCACTTCTAAGCAACTATCCTTTGTCTGATCCAGAGAATAATCTTCAGGACATGATGAAGGAGATAAGGCTGAAATTCAGGGTTATCACGGGAAGCTTAGGAGCAAAATTGGGGTATGAAGGTCGTCCCACATCATCAGAGCAAGACCTTGAGGATATTTAGCTTGTTTAGCATTATTCATAGGGTTCTTATGGATTATCAAATCTCAGCACCACTTTGAAACTGATATTTGGTGTCTATATTGTTTGCTTTTGATTTTGGACTTATGATGTTCAGTTTCACGTATGTTGCTAAAGGTCTGCAAGGAAATGTGCCGCCCCTGGGATAATGGAGGATACCTGGAGCAGTGTATCTAACAACCACTTAAAGTCTCTTCAACTTGAGAAAATTTTGGAGTCGTGTTATTTCTTATCTCTCTAATTATCTTTTCAAGATGAGATGATATTCTTTGCTGTACTGAACACATAGCAATTTTATGCCAGTCGCATGTATTTCCACTCTAAGCAATGATCAGTTTTTCATTGGCTTTTATATTGTACAGTACTACTTTGGGTGCTATATGCTTACATGACAAATGTCTTATTGATGCTTCTAGTTTATACATGATGTCATGATATTATTCAACTTTTTTCTGGGAGAATATCTAACTGGACGTCAGGTGACGCTTCTAATTTATACATGATGTCAGGCTAGGTTTTGCATGTATACTCGAACACAAAATCGCAATCCTGCTAATGCTAGCATGCTGTCAACGGGTGATCATCGAGATCGGAACTCAAATGAGCTCCTAGATTGTTCGGCCAGGGGTTAAAACACTCTAGTCACTCCAAGGACCACAACAACGCAATTTACCAAGGTTCGGACCACCAGCGAAGTGTAACACCCTACTTTTGTTGTGTgtgtagagagagagagagagagagagaggggggggggggggagggagaaAGAGAAAGAGACGAACTCAACTATTCATGTTGAGGATCCGTCCCCTTGGTGTCACTAATTGTGTCATAGTACTCGATTTTGCCATGGTTTTACCACTAGTTATTTCCAGTCGTTAGTTTTGCCATCGTTCCGTTAAATATGTCACCAAAGTTCCCAATTTGAAACATTACCATCTAGTCAACACCCCGTTGAGCACATGATTTTCCTAAAATGCCCTTAACCCACTTGTCAAAAAATGAGGTTTCTGTCATCTCATTAGTCCTCGTGCAGGTCGCCACCACCAATCAAGGAAACACCAATGGTTCTCTGCAGGAAACATCCAACGATTACTGATATAATCAGGCATACAATAATTCTTAACTTGTAGCATCAATGCGGTGACTTGTATGATGCCTCCAATCACTAAATATAAGATATGATACATGACATTATTTATCTGAACAAACAAGATATAAAATCTTACAATATCATTATGCTATCTTAAAGTGTAAGAGAATATAAATGTTCGATAAACACATTTAACTTTGTGGTCCTTGATATTTACAACGACATGACATACTACGCACTTGGTTCAGGTTTATATGGCCTAATATGTATTTTGATGTTTACTTTGACTCTCAGTAGGATCAACAATATATGAGAGGTATGCCATAAAAATCCTACTAATGGAAAAGATTTCAGATACAAATTAGATGGTATAGCTTTCAGAAATATGACATAAAGAATATATATAAAAGAGTTATACATGCCAACATTAATTTAGAAGAGATATCAATGCATGATAAGTATATAAGATTTGTTTGCCTCTTCGATAAATGCAAAATTCAACCAACGTCTCAGATTTGTTTTCTATGCTACCAGTGGCAACaataaaataataaaaaacaaagaataacacacacacacacacacacacacacacacacacacacacacacacacacactaacaGATACACATCAATATAAAAAGAACGAGTTATGGAGATCCAATAAATCTCACTAGTTCAACCACATATATCCTACGATCTACATCACTCGGGTGTCTAGCATTAAACATTTCTAGCACCCTCCACTAATTAAAATCGTGCCTAATATCAATGTCAACATTAACCAAGTActacctccattcctaaatataagtatttttggATATTTCACTACGGACTATATACGGAGTAAATAAGTGGATTTACACTCTAAaacatgtctatatacatccgtatgtagtccgcagtgaagcaaaatgagtgaatctacattctaaattaccactacaagaaatatgtcaactagtgaccttctctcagtgaccctggaagaattgatCATAGATCTacgaccatttgagaccaattggtcaaaagctgcccagggggctccaaaccctcaactatatcgaccattttggccataaaggtcgtaatttccttacacgaaatggtcaaaAAGCAGacaaccactagtagaaaaagggtcaaatgtgaagcacattagtgccggtttgatttgagccggcactaatgtgtccattagtgccggttccaacggctagccggctgctctcattagtaccggttcatggcaaaCCTTTAGCATCGGTTCgtgccacaaaccggtactaaagagagtggtggcaggatgttgtcagtccggggcccctccagcacctttagtaccggttcgtggcacgaactggtactaaaggtcgtcctgcgtacataaacccttcgtccacccgagctcgctctgttcttccccttccccctctcctctctgttcttcccctcttcctctcgagctcatcacacattttgcacaaaatttgtcaagatttgaaggcccccatccattcaaatgatcacaaaggttagcaactttgtcctttcatctctcattgctagattagctcttgcaatgctttgtatagtgattaatttgtgagtttagtaatttgggaggaattatatgtgctagtatttgatttatatgcaatttgaggtcaaaaataacacttagtttgcatatgtaggtgtggtttacttagtgccttctaaatctccgtcgtaaccaccgtcgatcacccgcaccgtcccgtcgccggcaccaccttgtggtgagcctcttgttcatgaatgttttacattaccaaattgatgtttgtgtgatttggatatataattactcgtataattatcttacccgtacgttgtttgttatacatagtgccatggttttgatatccgtccccgtcggccctcgtccttgttatgatccggatgtggtatattctcttttaaaactagttgttgcatatcgtgtttatgacaaattatgcccatcaaattgacatagatatttttatctaggaggtatgtgaactgGAAATTCCagccgaccctattgtcgagaggttaaatttagttgaaagagaaaacgagtatttgaaagaaaaattgaaaagaattgaaggggagaagatggaattggagttgcatgttgccgatgtcgtcgatgatcacaagatcaagatggagaaaatgcgcttgaaaatgagaaagattagaaaatatgccattgatagtgaggcttggtatcattatgctgttggatcaattgttaccttagttgcgatcttgatcgcatttgttgttgcatttaaatgctttagctagagagttatttgtttgttgcatttaagtgttgtatgaactatatatatgtatgaactttatatatgaacttgtattaatttggtcttttcggtgttgtgtaatgaagatgagccgacaatgaatgtatgatgaccgatgctctcccgagttcattaatggcgtgcatacttttctgcttgcggctgaggcaaacaagcgggcggatggttttatgccttgtccatgtgctgtctgtaagaatgatcacaattactctacgtcaagaaccattcacgtccacctgtttaagtccggtttcatgccccactataatgtttggaccaagcacggagaaagaggggttatgatggaagacaatgaagaagaagaggacgacgacagctatcctggccatgggttccctaaatacgatgatacaacaatgggggaagaagctgagccggcaatgcgggaagaagctgaagaagaggcatcagatgagcccgctgacgatctaggtcgggccattgccgatgcaaagagaaactgcgcaagtgatttggagaagaagttgcagcgcatgttagaggatcacaagaaattattgtacccgaattgcgaagctgacaagaaaaagttgggcaccacactggaattgctgcaatggaaggcagagaatggtgtatctgacaagggatttggaaagttgctggtaatgataaagaatatgcttccaaaggacaacggattgcccgagagtacgtatgaagcaaagaaggctgtctgccctctagggttagaggtgcagaagatacatgcatgccctaatggctgcatcctctaccgcggtgagtacgaggatttgaacgcttgcccggtatgcggtgcattgcgctataagatcagccgcgatgaccctggtgatgtcgagggcgagcgccccaggaagaagattcctgccaaggtgatgtggtatgctcctataataccagggttgaaacgtttgttccaaaacaaagaccatgccaaggcgatgcgatggcacagagaagaccataagaaagacgaaaagttgagagtacccgctgacgggtcgcagtggagaaaaatcgagagaaagtacgggaaggagtttgcagatgacgcaaggaacgtatggtttggtctaaacgcagatggcattaatccttttggggagcagagtagcaaccatagcacctggcctgtgactctatgtttgtataaccttcctccttggttgtgcatgaagcggaagttcattgtGATGCCAGTGGTCATCCAAagccctaagcaacccgacaacgacattgatgtgtacctaaggccattagttgaagaactcttacagctgtggaatggaacaggtgtacgtgcgtgggatgagcacatgggggaagaatttgacctaaaggcgttgctgttcgtgaccatcaatgattggcctgctctcagtagcctttcaggacagacaaacaagggataccgcacatgcacgcactgtttggatgataccgacagtatatatttggacaattgtaggaagaatgtgtacctgggacatcgtcgatttcttccgagcaggcatgccgtaagaaagaaaggcaagcatttcaaaggtgaggcggatcaccggacgaagcctcgccaccgtactggtgctgatgtacatgatatggtcaaggatttgaaggtagtctttggaaagggtcttggcggacaacctgttccgaatgacgctgacggacgcgcacccatgtggaagaagaaatctatattttgggaccttccctattggaaagacctagaggtccgctccgcaatcgacgtgatgcacgtgacgaagaatctttgtgtgaccctgcttggcttcttgggcgtgtatgggaagacaaaatatacacctgaggcacgggaggaccagcaacgtatgcacggaaaagacggcatacatcagggtcatgccagctacgctcttaccaaagaagagaaggaaatatTCTTTGagtgcctgctcagtattaaggtaccatctggcttctcgtcgaatataaagggaataataaacatggcagagaaaaagtttcagaacctaaagtctcatgactgccacgtgattatgatgcaactgcttccggttgcattgagggggcttctaccggataacgttcgattagccattgtgaagctatgtgcattcctcaatgcaatctctcagaaggtaatcgatccagaaatcataccaaggttagagaatgatttggcgCAATGTCTtctcagtttcgagttggtgttcccatcatccttcttcaacatcatgacgcgcgtcctagttcacctatgcgaagagattaacatTTTGGgtcccgtatttctacacaatatgttcccctttaagaggttcatgggagtcttaaagaaatatgttcataatcgtgctaggccagaaggaagcatctccaagggccatgaaaatgaggaggtcattgagttttgtattgactttattcctgaccttaagccgattggtgttcctgaatcgcggcataagggcagactggatggaaaaggcacactaggagggaatcaaaaaatatgtatggacggacattctctcactgaagcacactacacagttctacagaattccgccttggtggctccgtatatggacgaacacaagttttctacgctccaaacacccggagcggtctgatgactggattacacgtgaacaaaccaggagtttcgccggctggttgcagacacgtaccatgcatgacgcctctattgaagatgacctgtactcgctgtcccagttaccatcttcgaatataatgactttcaaagggtacgagataaatggtaatacattttacacgatcgcccaagataaggagagcaccaaccaaaacagtggtgtctgctttgatgcaacaaccaagacgggaaagaaAACATATtgtggttacatagaggacatatgggaacttgactatggacgtggtttgaaggtccctttgtttcggtgcaaatgggtcaatatgacacgaggcggggtaacggaagacccgtagtacggaatgacaacagtggatctcaacaatcttgcgtatgcagacgaaccattcgtcctagcaaatgatgtggcacaggttttctatgtgaaggacatgtctaccaagccgagaaaaagaaaagataaggaagcgaatgcatcatacgatgagccaaagtgccacatagttctttctagaaagagaaacatcgtgggagtgaatgacaagacagacatgtcagaagattatgaaaaatttgatgaaattgctccattcagagtgaatattgacccgagcatccagttaaatgatgaagattttccatggctacagcgcaaagggacacacgcgaagaaaaagtttcacacccaaagatctgggatgtgatccgcttcactatcatcactttcttctgtgtttcacacccaggagggaatctctgtaatagttagggtagttatgtgttttggcatttgaaacgcgaagaaattttatgtgcaaacaaattctttcatgcatttactgactTTTTCacctaaatgaccctgaaattgaaaagcacttgaaatgaactcagaaaaggttgaaagttggcatggtatcataatttcacccacatagaatgtgcaaaaaagtagagagggttaccgcaaaaactggatgcacttcgtgtacaaaatggacaatctctttcgaagtatcagggtttcagacgaaaactcatctgttacaaagtcatttcattttttaaataacctaagcattatcAAATTTAAATATATTATAATTGAGCACTTTTCCAGCCCTCTCAGGTCATCAGCATTTCTATCCGTTGGATCATCTCCTTTAGGCTTTTTTGGCCCTCCGATTCACTCTTAATCCCACCTAAATCGCACGTACAGGCTAAATCGCGCGTACAGGCTGCGCTAGCCTTATCGGGCCGATGCTCCGGTGGCTTTTTCGGCCATCCGACATTCAATTGGGCCTACTGGCTTAATGGGCCTATACTGATTCCCGCCCTCCTGTCGATCGCAAAAGTGTATATAGAACCTTCCCTAAAAAAGTGTATATAGAACCGGGTTGTCGTGACCTTGTCTTTTTCCTATTCTCTCGCTCGTCAATGGAGATCCTAGACATGCCGCCGCCACGGATCCCGCTCCTCTCCCCGAGCTCTCCCCCGATCCCGACGGACCAGATCTTGCTGAGTTCCGCCACCACCGAGGTCTTCCCCCTCCTCCAAAGAGGAGCCATCTCAGTCCCCGACCACCGAGGtctacctcctcctccacctGCGTCATCTCAGTCCACCGCCGAGGTCCTCCCCGTGCACCTCCGCCAAATCCTCAAGCCCGACCACGCCGCAGCGCGGCACTCCTCCGACCCAACTCCATGGCGTCCAGCACCTCGCAACACCGACCGACCGCTCCCCCGTCCTCCCCCGACGACCCATGTCCGATGCTGCAGCCCTCCAGGGCCCTCCTGAATGCCACCAATCGAGTTGCATAAGTAGTTCTTTCCTTACTTCCTTATTGAACTCATATCTCATCAGTGGATACTGTGAGTAGTTTGATTGCATCATACATGTTTGTAGTGTGTAAGAGGTATGCATTACATCATGGATTAAAATCGCGGGAGAAATGATTTTGCGGCGGCCTCCCCCAACAGCTATAGCGGCCGCCATAGCGGGCAATAGCGGCAAATGGCGGAAAATTTCCTGGTGGGAGAGATGATTTCTGGAGGGTTTTGCCGATTTTTTAGCCATTTAGAGGGATATGTTGAAGTTTTCACGGCAACAGCCATAGCTTAGCAGCGAGGCTCCTAGGCAGCTATAGCGCAGCTATCGCGGCTATTTCGCGGGCTATTTTAATCTATGCATTACATATATTGTGTACAAATTAAATAACAAGATTGCATTATACATGTTTGTAGTGTGTTAGGGGTATGTATTAGATATACTGTGTATCATCGATGCCACTAATTGGTAGTTGTTACATTTTATTTCATGGGTAATTGGATCCGCTgatgggagagagagagggcgggGATCCGTCGCTGTGAGATAGGGGGCGTCGCTGCGAAAGAGAGAATGGGACGGATCGATCGGTCCCACAATTTAGGGCGAGAAGAGCCGAGCAAATAGAGAGGTCGCCGAGGCGACGGAGACCTACGCCATGGCTGCTTGG
The Aegilops tauschii subsp. strangulata cultivar AL8/78 chromosome 3, Aet v6.0, whole genome shotgun sequence genome window above contains:
- the LOC109741708 gene encoding uncharacterized protein; translation: MDFLEPMIALDETHYQDGYKDGYDDGMVSGKEEGRQVGLKLGFQVGEELGFYQGCLDVWMSIIRLDQGAFSARVRKYMEQLAALLSNYPLSDPENNLQDMMKEIRLKFRVITGSLGAKLGYEGRPTSSEQDLEDI